The following proteins are co-located in the Silene latifolia isolate original U9 population chromosome 1, ASM4854445v1, whole genome shotgun sequence genome:
- the LOC141649229 gene encoding uncharacterized protein LOC141649229, with translation MGLGEFELVKDDVFIPSGESVSCVKLYKGVSMLVGGVDLPVDLLELSMDGFESCLRKKCPLILCQVRDRRVEPQTAADIPMVGEFDDVFHEEIPELPPKRDVDSNVELKPGTCPISKAPYRMASKELAELKKQLNELLDKGYIRPNVSPWGALVFPFLDKFMVIFIDDILVYSKTREEHEEHLRIVFQTLRENHLYAKLSKCEFWLEEVAFPGHVIYKKGVSVDPSKIEAVTKWESPKSVAEVQSFLGLAGYYRRKGRL, from the exons atgggcttgggggagtttgagttGGTAAAGgatgatgtgtttataccttctggggagtcagTGTCATGTGTTAAGTTGTACAAGGGAGTGTCTATgctagttggaggggtagatttaccggtagacctGCTAGAGTTatctatggatgggtttgag TCATGCTTGAGGAAGAAATGTCCTTTGATTCTTTGTCAAGTAAGAGATCGTCGAGTAGAGCCGCAGACAGCTGCTGATATACctatggtgggagagtttgatgacGTTTTTCATGAAGAGATACCGGAGTTGCCACCAAAGAGAGATGTTGACTCCAATGTGGAGCTTAAACCAGGAAcatgtcctatatctaaagcaccatatCGTATGGCATCTAAAGAGCTAGCTGAGTTGAAGAAACAATTGAATGAgctgttagacaagggttatatccgGCCAAATGTGTCACCTTGGGGAGCTCTAGTATT tccgtttttggataagttcATGGTTATCTTCATTGACGACAttttagtctactctaagactaggGAAGAACACGAGGAGCACCTGAGGATCGTTTTCCAGACTCTGAGAGAGAACCATCTTTATGCCAAGTTAtcaaagtgtgagttctggttagaagaAGTGGCTTTTCCGGGTCATGTCATATATAAGAAAGGAGTGtccgtggatcctagcaagattgaggctgtGACCAAGTGGGAGTCACCGAAGAGTGTTGCTGAGGTTCAGAGTTTCTTGGGCCTTGCaggctactacaggag gaAGGGAAGGTTATAA